A DNA window from Haloactinospora alba contains the following coding sequences:
- the hpf gene encoding ribosome hibernation-promoting factor, HPF/YfiA family has product MDIIVKGRRANVSNKFRQHAETKLNKLSKWEKKGMSVDVEVSKERNPKLADQRERVELTIHTTGPVIRSEASATDRYTALDLAMGRVESRLRKAVDRRKVQKGNRAPVSVATATAGLTNESGGGLGPVAEPSQSHVPSPAPAHDEFDSASVDSQFSDEFVEIETQGEAPVIVREKFHHAKPMTIDQALTEMELVGHDFYLFHDEDRDAPSVVYRRKGFNYGVMRLMD; this is encoded by the coding sequence GTGGACATCATCGTCAAGGGTCGACGCGCGAACGTCAGCAACAAGTTCCGGCAGCACGCCGAGACCAAGCTGAACAAGCTCTCCAAGTGGGAGAAGAAGGGCATGAGCGTCGATGTGGAGGTGTCCAAAGAACGCAACCCGAAACTCGCCGACCAGCGGGAACGGGTTGAGCTGACCATCCACACCACTGGTCCCGTCATCCGCAGCGAAGCATCCGCGACCGATCGCTACACCGCGCTCGACCTGGCAATGGGCCGTGTCGAATCCCGGCTACGCAAGGCGGTCGACCGGCGGAAAGTGCAGAAAGGCAACCGTGCCCCCGTTTCGGTTGCGACAGCCACGGCAGGCCTCACCAACGAGTCCGGTGGCGGACTCGGACCTGTCGCCGAACCGTCGCAGTCGCATGTTCCCTCACCCGCACCGGCGCACGACGAGTTCGACAGTGCGTCCGTGGACAGCCAGTTCTCCGACGAGTTCGTGGAGATCGAGACCCAGGGTGAAGCCCCGGTGATCGTCCGGGAGAAGTTCCACCACGCCAAACCGATGACCATCGACCAGGCGCTGACGGAGATGGAACTCGTCGGACACGACTTCTACCTGTTCCACGACGAGGACCGGGACGCTCCGAGTGTCGTCTACCGCCGGAAGGGGTTCAACTACGGCGTGATGCGCCTCATGGACTAG
- a CDS encoding YciI family protein, with amino-acid sequence MATFIAIGYGDRVGYDSTDGAVRDAAHAHDERLREAGVVMGTAGEPVQVRNHDAAGARTDQGPFMRSDLPVAGFAMIEAADIEEATRLVSGTPCAVAQGVVEVWPLARP; translated from the coding sequence ATGGCGACGTTCATAGCGATCGGATACGGCGATCGCGTCGGCTACGACAGCACGGACGGGGCGGTCCGGGACGCGGCCCACGCCCACGACGAGCGACTGCGGGAGGCAGGCGTCGTGATGGGCACCGCTGGTGAGCCGGTGCAGGTGCGCAACCACGACGCTGCGGGGGCGCGAACGGACCAGGGACCGTTCATGCGCTCCGATCTCCCGGTCGCGGGATTCGCGATGATCGAGGCAGCCGACATCGAGGAGGCCACGCGACTGGTCTCGGGGACACCGTGCGCGGTGGCGCAGGGTGTGGTTGAGGTCTGGCCGCTGGCCAGGCCCTGA